The genome window GTCGGCATCGATGAGGCCGGGCGCGGGCCGCTGGCGGGTCCGGTGGTGGCTGCAGCGGTCATTCTGAACCCGAAGAAAATCCCGGACGGGCTCGACGATTCGAAGCGGTTGACCGCACAACGCCGCGAAGAACTCTTTGATATTATTACAGATACAGCGCTAGCCTGTGCTGTGGCGAGCATTTCGGCGCCCGCCATCGATGCAACCGATATTTTGAAAGCTGCCCTCGAGGCGATGCGCCGGGCTGTATGCGGACTCTCCATCTTGCCGGGTCACGCCTTGATTGATGGGCGCGATGTGGCGCCTGGCCTGCCCTGCCCGGCAACGGCCCTTGTCAAGGGCGACCAGCGCTCCGTATCGATTGCCGCTGCTTCGATTCTCGCCAAGGTGACACGCGACCGGATGATGGCTCAGACCGGAAAATATTTTCCGCTTTACGGCCTTGAGTCGCATGCCGGCTATGGTACCGAGTTTCATCGCAATGCCATGGAGACGCATGGACCTGTCACTGGCTTGCATCGCTTCAGCTTTTCACCGCTGAAAGACCGCCAGTTCTAGCCGACGCAACTCTCCACCATCAAAAATCAATCGATGGTTGAATTTCCTGTATGAGAATCGGGATTTGTCGTGCAGGAATCGCCGATCCTTGTACGAGTTTCGGCAGTTTCCGTACCAAACCTCCACGAAATTCAGCCCGGCTTACAAACATCCAAAAGGAAAGCCGCCTTGCGGCGGCTTCGTTCAAGTTCGATTCTGCCCGTTCTTAGTTGAGGCGGGATTTCACTTCAGTCAATGACGACTTGAAGAAGTCAGCCGATGTCTTGGCATCGACCTTGTCGGCCAGGATGCGGCTAGCGGCGGCAACTGCGATATCGACTGCCGAGGCGCGAACTTCGTTGACGGCCTCGACCTCGGCCTGGGCGATCTTCTGCTCGGCGAGCTTCTTGCGGCGGGTAACATAATCCTCGGTCTTCTTCTTGGCTTCCTCAAAAAGGCCGTGGGCTTCACGCTGCGCGATGGCAACGATCTCGACTGCCTCTTTCTCGGCTTCCTTGCGCTTGCGCTGATATTCGGCGAGCAGCGACTGTGCTTCCTCACGCAGGCGGCGGGCTTCTTCCAGCTCGTCGCGGATGCGATCCGCACGGGCATCAAGCGATTTGCCGACAACGCCGGGAACCTTGAGATAGACGATCAGTGCGAGAAAGATAACGAGACCGACCAGGGCGTAGAATGTTGCGTCCAATTCCATAGTAGTTCTCCTCAGCCCCGCACGGCTTTGACCGCGGCGGAAATGCTTGCCTTGTCGACAGTTCCGCCAACGATCTTCTTGACGATCTCTGCGGCCGTGTCTTCGGCGATCGTACCGACTTCCTTCATCGCCTTGTCCTTGATGGCGGCAATGCTGGCCTCGGCGTCGCTCAGTTTCTTTTCCAGCTCAGCCGAAATCTTTGACTGCTCGGCATCGGACTTGGCCTTGGCCTCGTCGTGGGCTGTCTGGGCGATGCCGCCGGCCTTCTTCTTGGCGTCGGCGAGTTCCTGCTCGTAGGCAGCAAGTGCGTCGTCCGAGTCCTGTTTCATGCGGGCAGCCTGATCGAGATCGGTGGCGATGCGATCGCGGCGTGTCTCGATGATACCGCCGATGCGCGGCAGAACCACGCGCGACAGGAACAGGTAAAAGACTGCGAATGTCAGAGCCAGCCAAAGGATCTGCGATGCAAAATGGCTGGAATCAAAGGGCGGGAAAACAGCTTTTTCATGAGCCACACCGGTTTCCGAATGTGTCTCAGTGGCATGGGCGTCAGGCGTCGTTCCCGGTGCTACCGTTTCGGTATGCGCCGGCGTTTCGCCCTGAGCGACGATTGTTTCCGTTGTGGATGCGGCGGCATAGGCCGATGACACAAACATGCGTTGTCCCCTTGAGTAGTCTTCAAACGATATACTGGCCGCGCCAGGCGCAGCCAGTATTAGCTGTTCTTTGAATTAAACAGCGAAGAGAAGCAGAAGAGCGATGAGCAGCGAGAAGATGCCCAAAGCTTCGGTAACGGCGAAGCCGAATACCAGGCGGCCGAACTGGCCATCAGCTGCTGAAGGGTTGCGCAATGCACCGGAGAGATAGCTGCCGAAAATATTGCCGAGGCCGAGGGCCGTTCCGGCCATACCAAAACAGGCGAGACCTGCACCGATGTACTTTGCTGCTACCGGATCCATATTAAACTCCTTTGGATAGAATGCTCATTGATAGATTTACGTTTGGCGGAAACCCGCCGGTGAAGTTTTTCTTAGTGACCGCCAGGATGCACTGCATCGTTCAGGTACATGCAAGTGAGTACCGTGAAGACGTAGGCCTGAAGGAAAGCCACCAGGAATTCGAGACCGGTCAGCGCGACCGTCATGGCGAGCGGCAGGATCGAGCCGCCAATACCGAGAGCTCCAAGAGCGCTCAGCGAAGCAACGAAACCTGCGAAGACTTTCAGCGTGATATGGCCAGCAAGCATGTTGGCGAAAAGACGAACTGAAAGGCTGATCGGACGGGAAAGGAACGAGATGATTTCAATCGGCACCACAAGCAGCAGCAGCGGCACGGGTACGCCGGATGGCACGAAGACGCCGAGGAACTTGAAGCCATGCTTGGCGAAGCCGTAGGCGAGAACCGTGCCGATCACGAGAACGGCAAGCGCGAAGGTGACGATGATCTGGCTGGTTACGGTGAAGAAATAGGGGAACATGCCGAGCATGTTGGCGACGAGAACGAACATGAACAGCGAGAAGACGAACGGGAAGAACTTCATCCCCGCGCTGCCCGCTGATTCGCGCAATGTCGACGCCACGAATTCATAGGCCATCTCGGAAACCGACTGCAGACGGGTCGGGATAAGGCCGCGATTGGAAGAAGTCAGATAAAGAAATGCCGAGGCCACACCAACCGTGGCGACCATAAAGGCCGACGAATTGGTGAAGGACAGATCAACACCGCCCACATGCAAGGGTATCCATTGCGTGATGTGGAATTGATGAATCGGATCGTTGGACACTCTAACCTCGTCTATCTCGTACCATTCCTGACGGCATCTACCGCCAAGACTTATTCCGGTTTGTCGTGATCGACATCTTTAATAGATGTCACACCACGGTTTTCCGCCACACGTCCTGCAGAGCGCAGGATATTCAGCGTTCCAGCACAAAAACCCAGGAGGAGCAGAATGATCAGCCCCCAAGGTGAAGTACCCAAAAATCGGTCAGCTAACCAGCCCAACCCCGCACCTACCAGAACGCCCGCGATAAACTCGCTCGACAGTTTCATGGCCTGCGCGACACCGGAGGCGGTTTCCGTCCCCATGCCTTGCGAACCGGTTTTCGCTCCAGCGCCCTTGGAAACAAGTTTTGCTTCCAGAGAACGGCGGCGTCTATCCAGCTCATCCGAAGTCAGTATCTTCCCGGCATCCGGCGTGTGACCGACAGAACCTGACTTATCGGGATCTTTCCCCGTGGCCAATGGCATGTCCTTTTCACGCTGAATGCGAGGCTTCACCCCCGCTTCGAAGTCGCGCGCAACATATTGTTACGATCCGCGCTAGTCAAGGCGCTGACCTTAGACTCTCCAAGGTAATTTTCGCGCTGAAATTCAATATGTTAGCCAAATATGACTATATGTCTCACCTCTCGAAGCAAGATTCGTG of Phyllobacterium zundukense contains these proteins:
- a CDS encoding F0F1 ATP synthase subunit A; translated protein: MSNDPIHQFHITQWIPLHVGGVDLSFTNSSAFMVATVGVASAFLYLTSSNRGLIPTRLQSVSEMAYEFVASTLRESAGSAGMKFFPFVFSLFMFVLVANMLGMFPYFFTVTSQIIVTFALAVLVIGTVLAYGFAKHGFKFLGVFVPSGVPVPLLLLVVPIEIISFLSRPISLSVRLFANMLAGHITLKVFAGFVASLSALGALGIGGSILPLAMTVALTGLEFLVAFLQAYVFTVLTCMYLNDAVHPGGH
- a CDS encoding F0F1 ATP synthase subunit B, whose translation is MDATFYALVGLVIFLALIVYLKVPGVVGKSLDARADRIRDELEEARRLREEAQSLLAEYQRKRKEAEKEAVEIVAIAQREAHGLFEEAKKKTEDYVTRRKKLAEQKIAQAEVEAVNEVRASAVDIAVAAASRILADKVDAKTSADFFKSSLTEVKSRLN
- a CDS encoding F0F1 ATP synthase subunit B gives rise to the protein MFVSSAYAAASTTETIVAQGETPAHTETVAPGTTPDAHATETHSETGVAHEKAVFPPFDSSHFASQILWLALTFAVFYLFLSRVVLPRIGGIIETRRDRIATDLDQAARMKQDSDDALAAYEQELADAKKKAGGIAQTAHDEAKAKSDAEQSKISAELEKKLSDAEASIAAIKDKAMKEVGTIAEDTAAEIVKKIVGGTVDKASISAAVKAVRG
- a CDS encoding F0F1 ATP synthase subunit C; this translates as MDPVAAKYIGAGLACFGMAGTALGLGNIFGSYLSGALRNPSAADGQFGRLVFGFAVTEALGIFSLLIALLLLFAV
- a CDS encoding ribonuclease HII, whose translation is MARSRSDSLLLPLEPGKPDFASERKLMRSGIEFIVGIDEAGRGPLAGPVVAAAVILNPKKIPDGLDDSKRLTAQRREELFDIITDTALACAVASISAPAIDATDILKAALEAMRRAVCGLSILPGHALIDGRDVAPGLPCPATALVKGDQRSVSIAAASILAKVTRDRMMAQTGKYFPLYGLESHAGYGTEFHRNAMETHGPVTGLHRFSFSPLKDRQF
- a CDS encoding AtpZ/AtpI family protein codes for the protein MATGKDPDKSGSVGHTPDAGKILTSDELDRRRRSLEAKLVSKGAGAKTGSQGMGTETASGVAQAMKLSSEFIAGVLVGAGLGWLADRFLGTSPWGLIILLLLGFCAGTLNILRSAGRVAENRGVTSIKDVDHDKPE